The Pontibacter korlensis sequence GTTCCAGCCTGTGCGGCCAAATCGTCTGTATTGCATAAGTGTCTTTTTTTGGTAGAACTCTAAAATACGAAAAGCTCAGAAAGATATAAGTGTAATCTTCGATTGAAAATCTGTTGGCTGCTATAATTCTAACTTAGCCCACTCCAATAAATGCTGCCGGTATCGTCTGTTTCTCTTTGTTGATAGCTAAAGAGAAGGTTGCTACAGATCCTTCTACAATCTCTGCAGCAGCAGTAGAGGAAACTTTTCTTAAGTTTTAATGTACATACATGAAATGTATGTATCTTTATCTATATTTACCAGGTATGTTTGAGAGAACCGTAGGAAGGCAATCAGCAAGTATGAATTCTTGAGGATCTGCTCATCCCTATGAAAATATTAAATCATAACCTATAACCTTAAATAAAAACAGAAAACTATGGCAACTACAAAGTGGGTAGTAGACCCAACGCACAGCGAAGTACAGTTTAAAGTTAAGCACCTGATGATTTCTACCGTAACGGGATACTTTACCAAGTTTAATGCAGAGGTAGAGACAGAAGGTGATGACTTTACTAAAGCTACCAGCATTGTGTTTACAGCCGATGTAGACTCTATTAACACCAATAACGAGCAGCGTGATACGCACTTGAAGTCTGCTGATTTTTTCGATGCAGAGAACCACAACCAGGTTAGGTTTGAAGGTAAAAGCTTTGAGAAGGTAGGGGAGGATGAGTATAAGCTACATGGCGACCTGACCATCCGCAACACTACGAAACCTGTAACAGTAAATGTTGAGTTTGGCGGAGTTGTAGTAGACCCTTACGGACAGACGAAGGCTGGCTTTACAGTTACTGGTAAGATCAACCGTAAAGATTTTGGCTTAACCTGGAATGCTGTAACGGAGGCAGGTAGTGTGGTGGTTAGCGACGAGATAAAGCTAAACAGCGACATTCAGCTGGTAAAGCAAGGCTAATACAAAACCATTATAAAATAAAGAAGCTCCGGGGACCCTGCTCCGGAGCTTCTTTATTTCTGGCAGGAAATTTTATTTTCCTGCTACTAGTTTTCTTATCTGTTCCTGCACAGCAGGATCCTCTTTATATGCCTTCATCAAGGCATCATATTTTTCACGTGTCAGGCCTTTTGCTTCAATAGCCTGTTGTATTTTTTCTCTGGTTTCAGGCTGTAGTTTAACAACCTCCTGTGCAGCATTGCTAAAAGCAGCTATCTCTTCCGTGTTTTCTGCCACCTCATCCAGCTTCTGGGCTCGGTGTGCTTTTGCCAGTTCGTTGAATCGAGCAAGCGTAAGGTCGTTGTCCTCAATTACGGCTACCATGGTGTCGCGGCTGGCTTTTTGAATTTCCGTTACACTGGTGTTTGCATCTACAAACTGCTGTAGTTCTTCATCAGTATACTGCTGAGTCTGCTCCTGGGCTGTACCATCTGGGGTGGCTGCCTCCTGAGCAAGGGCTGCACTTCCGAAGCACATAGTTGCCATGGCAAGTGCAGCTGTGATTGTCCCTTTCTTAATGAATACCATAAAGGATTTTTTTGGATTGGGTTAAAAAATAGATTTAAAACAGGATGCGCTCCTATGCTTTCTAACCTGATAAAAGAAGCGAAAAAGGAACCGTAGCGACCATGATATTAATCATAGACAATTACCCTGTACAGCTCAATATAACTTTTTTTAATGCCAAAGTCAAGAATTACTGTGCAAAAGGTATTTTGGCAGCTGTTAAGCCTGAGCAATGCCTACATAAAAAGCAACTATCGATAAGGAGTTTTAAGTGGTTGATCTTGAGGTTATTTAGCTGTGGGAGAACAAGTATTTGTAGCTATTTTATTTGATTCACGTTGCGGATAAAAAGATTTGCGGTAGAACGGCTTTGTTATGTGTGCAAAACCGTAGGTGTGGAAAGTAGTGCCGTTTTACAGTTATATCGTGCAAACCACGTATAGGGGTATACGAGCAAGAAAACATGAGCAGACTAAACCGATACCAGCTTGCTTTTTTGAAATGGCGCAGAAGGCAGAGCAACAGCCGGATTATGCCTTTTGTACTGAGCGTAGTGGTAGGCCTTATTGTAGGGGTTGCTGCAATTCTTATCAAAACCATCATCTTTTATATTGAGCAGTATGCCGTGTACTTTGCCCCTAAGCTGCTCAACTTTCTATTGCCTTTGCTGGGCTTCCTGCTGGTAACGTTTATCAACCGCAACCTCTTTAGCAAAACGGCCTATTTCAGTGGCGCCCGCAACGTGATTGAATCCATTGAAAAGAATGCCTCTATCATCAGGTTCAGACTCATCTACTCTAAGTTCATCACAACAGGTCTTACCATCGGCTTCGGGGGTAGTTCGGGAGTTGAGGCCGCTATTATCTCCAGTGGTGCGGCAGTAGGCTC is a genomic window containing:
- a CDS encoding DUF4168 domain-containing protein, giving the protein MVFIKKGTITAALAMATMCFGSAALAQEAATPDGTAQEQTQQYTDEELQQFVDANTSVTEIQKASRDTMVAVIEDNDLTLARFNELAKAHRAQKLDEVAENTEEIAAFSNAAQEVVKLQPETREKIQQAIEAKGLTREKYDALMKAYKEDPAVQEQIRKLVAGK
- a CDS encoding YceI family protein, translated to MATTKWVVDPTHSEVQFKVKHLMISTVTGYFTKFNAEVETEGDDFTKATSIVFTADVDSINTNNEQRDTHLKSADFFDAENHNQVRFEGKSFEKVGEDEYKLHGDLTIRNTTKPVTVNVEFGGVVVDPYGQTKAGFTVTGKINRKDFGLTWNAVTEAGSVVVSDEIKLNSDIQLVKQG